One Tamlana carrageenivorans genomic region harbors:
- a CDS encoding heparinase II/III domain-containing protein, whose protein sequence is MKRVTLIKKSVISVCLSFLLLGLMFSCKIQNETSYKKEAATHLGSHPKLIITKAGVEQIRKELGHIPIFDASVQIAKEEVDAEMALGIDTPIPKDFSGGYTHERHKRNFFMLEKAGLLYQILNDEKYAKYVKDMLFQYEAMYKDLPVHPQTRSYARGKLFWQCLNDSNWLVYASQGYDCIYDYLSAEERAQLENNLFRPFADFISIENPQFYNRVHNHSTWGNAAVGMIALVMGDDDLLHRALYGIENDGIDADAKDNDGGYIKNEDGKAGFLANLEEPFSPDGYYTEGPYYQRYAMYPFLIFSEALNNVKPELKIFEHKNGVILKAVNALLNLSDADGDFFPLNDGQKGMSYYSKELVTAVDIAYLHGLKNPELLSIAEKQNRVLLDDSGLAVALGIKEGVAKPFEKKSVNFSDGPQGKQGGVAVLRDGDVEVVFKYAAQGLSHGHYDKLSFSMYETGEEILQDYGLARFVNIEQKGGGNYLKENKTWAKQSIAHNTLIQNEESHFQGKYDIGSQHHSVLNFYDFNNDRIKVVSAHETNAYPGTVLNRTMALIRDANFEKPYVLDIMAVTSNQTNQYDFPYYYFGQVMETNFEYTTPEILKPLGTKNGYQHLFVEGHGKANNGNVKFSWYHAGRFHTLTTVTNAQDDIYFTRIGAHDPDFNLRKEPGFMLRKNEAKDALFVSVIESHGSYSPVSENAVNSHSHIAEVKVIYNDNQYTAIAIKDIQGNIKTFIVCNSKVSGKEQHELVINGDTFQWTGAYYFN, encoded by the coding sequence ATGAAACGGGTGACGTTAATTAAAAAATCTGTTATTAGTGTATGTCTTAGTTTCCTACTGCTAGGACTTATGTTTTCTTGTAAAATTCAAAATGAAACCTCTTATAAAAAAGAGGCAGCTACTCATTTAGGTAGTCATCCTAAATTAATCATTACTAAAGCTGGTGTCGAACAAATTCGTAAAGAATTGGGTCATATTCCAATTTTTGATGCCTCTGTCCAAATCGCCAAGGAAGAGGTTGATGCGGAAATGGCGTTGGGTATAGATACACCAATTCCAAAGGATTTTTCAGGAGGTTACACGCATGAACGTCATAAACGCAATTTCTTCATGTTAGAAAAAGCGGGTCTATTGTATCAGATTCTAAATGATGAAAAATACGCTAAGTATGTAAAAGACATGTTGTTTCAATACGAAGCCATGTATAAAGATTTGCCCGTGCATCCTCAAACCCGTTCGTATGCTAGAGGGAAATTGTTTTGGCAATGTTTAAATGATTCTAACTGGTTAGTTTATGCGAGTCAAGGATACGATTGTATTTACGATTACTTGTCCGCTGAAGAAAGAGCCCAATTGGAAAACAACCTTTTCAGACCTTTTGCTGATTTTATTTCTATCGAAAATCCGCAATTTTATAACCGCGTGCATAATCATAGTACATGGGGGAATGCTGCTGTAGGTATGATTGCTTTAGTTATGGGTGATGATGACTTATTACATCGTGCTTTATATGGTATTGAGAATGATGGTATTGATGCAGATGCCAAAGATAATGACGGTGGATATATTAAAAATGAAGATGGTAAGGCAGGATTTTTAGCCAATTTAGAGGAGCCTTTCTCGCCAGACGGTTATTATACCGAAGGGCCGTATTACCAGCGCTATGCGATGTATCCATTTTTGATTTTTTCTGAAGCTTTAAATAATGTAAAACCAGAGCTTAAAATATTTGAACATAAAAATGGTGTGATATTGAAAGCTGTAAATGCGCTTTTAAATTTATCTGATGCCGATGGCGACTTTTTTCCTTTAAATGATGGTCAAAAAGGAATGTCATATTATTCTAAAGAATTGGTGACAGCCGTAGATATTGCTTATTTACATGGTTTGAAAAATCCAGAATTGCTAAGTATTGCAGAAAAGCAAAATCGAGTATTGTTGGATGATTCTGGCTTAGCTGTAGCTTTAGGAATAAAAGAAGGCGTTGCAAAACCATTTGAAAAGAAATCCGTTAATTTTAGTGATGGCCCTCAGGGAAAACAAGGTGGTGTTGCTGTTTTAAGAGATGGCGATGTTGAGGTGGTTTTTAAATATGCTGCTCAAGGTTTGAGCCACGGACATTATGATAAGTTGTCTTTTTCGATGTATGAAACTGGTGAAGAAATTCTACAGGACTACGGATTAGCGCGTTTTGTTAATATCGAACAAAAAGGAGGTGGTAATTACCTTAAAGAAAATAAAACTTGGGCTAAGCAAAGTATTGCACATAATACCCTTATTCAAAATGAAGAAAGTCATTTTCAAGGTAAATATGATATTGGTTCACAGCATCATTCGGTCTTAAATTTTTATGATTTTAATAATGATCGCATTAAAGTGGTTAGCGCTCATGAAACAAATGCCTATCCAGGTACAGTACTTAATCGTACCATGGCGTTAATTCGAGATGCTAATTTTGAAAAACCTTATGTGTTGGATATTATGGCTGTAACCTCAAACCAAACCAATCAGTATGATTTTCCCTATTACTACTTTGGACAGGTTATGGAAACTAATTTTGAATATACAACCCCCGAAATCCTTAAGCCCCTTGGAACCAAAAACGGTTATCAGCATTTATTTGTTGAAGGACATGGTAAAGCTAACAACGGGAATGTGAAGTTTTCTTGGTATCATGCAGGACGTTTCCATACCCTAACTACTGTTACAAATGCTCAGGATGATATTTATTTTACAAGAATAGGAGCTCACGATCCTGATTTTAATTTGAGAAAGGAACCTGGATTCATGCTTAGAAAAAACGAAGCGAAAGATGCCCTTTTTGTTTCAGTTATCGAATCACATGGAAGTTATAGTCCTGTGTCGGAAAACGCAGTGAATTCCCATAGTCATATTGCTGAAGTTAAGGTGATCTATAATGATAACCAATATACGGCTATCGCGATAAAAGATATTCAAGGAAATATAAAAACCTTTATTGTGTGTAATAGTAAGGTTTCCGGAAAAGAGCAACATGAATTAGTAATAAACGGTGATACATTTCAGTGGACTGGAGCGTATTATTTTAATTGA
- a CDS encoding SusC/RagA family TonB-linked outer membrane protein: protein MNLKNKLALVVMLLFSITAIAQSGIVLKGTVASVEDGIPIPGVNVIVVGTTRGTTTDFDGKYEINVEQGEAVQFSYLGYVSQTKLVNGSDPLNISLSEDVSQLDEVVVIGYGDQKEKDITSALTKVDAKDIQDYSVARVEDALQGKVAGLRIQVTTSEAGGDPKITMRGPGSITGSSAPLIVVDGVVLGTDPDILGSIDNNNIASLSVLKDASSVAIYGSRGANGVILVTLKEGVEGQTKFSYNTFTGYKFATKNKNFNTTIAQERSRLNSLQGQVSAIDPSSPRYVDVNRYYDTAYAELEAMEFIASLGGGETNWQDEIFNGGVISSHSLSVRGGTELTSYTGSIGYLEDEGIVLTDNFKKLNARIKIDSKSKNKKIKFGANISANYNDQVRVPTRFTDPLRQYGHLPLRLNEEHMKYVTQGDPGDAGKQFENIGVGSYGFSRAFDHVFTVDPNNPRAINRDPVTGLPTVSPLTSGGLTLSTTKNVHPLVHYLERDRLKKKLNLNTSAYMDFKLAKGLNFRQTISGVFRHGKNNNNDYFYGQENRDQEAFRLESRDELNQYAIESLLKYNRSFGKHSFNSVLGFEFTQRNFYFQSTEAVGYTDDFNNNIAIADGGISYTDNGTDKLVSYFGRVDYSFDEKYLVQLSARTDGSTRFGTNTRFGFFPAASVGWILSKEDFLSNSDVISFLKLRASYGISGSNEIDNNIFNSLYRFEEAFSTISYNGLTGVKAITLANQDLGWEQLVEFNPGVDVTFGRSLLNLGVDYYTRSSKDLILFAPVSGVYGTDNWLQNIGEVKNEGVEIEVSSRLYTSENMSWKASGQFALNRNEVVSLGKNDQILSRIDQDTRPTEFIARVGQPITSFYGWVYEKEMPLEWVDNPFNRFNNDFAHVYVKDLNGDGIIDGEDRTELGNPYPDFTWGFNSDFSYKNLDFSFQWQGSHGGEVRVADLDQMYYASESAVNAVSNFPDRDLLVHRRYTDDHIQDASFIALRNITLGYTIPESFTSKYSIDRLRLYLTGENLLFFTAADYEGFNPEAAGQTSDNANTPLTAGYQRGDGPVVRTISAGINFQF, encoded by the coding sequence ATGAATTTAAAGAATAAATTAGCTCTAGTTGTGATGTTGCTTTTTAGTATCACGGCAATTGCCCAAAGTGGAATTGTTCTGAAAGGAACTGTAGCTTCTGTAGAAGACGGTATTCCAATTCCGGGTGTAAATGTTATTGTTGTTGGTACGACCAGAGGTACGACAACAGATTTCGATGGTAAATACGAAATCAATGTAGAGCAAGGTGAGGCGGTTCAGTTCTCTTATCTGGGTTATGTATCTCAAACCAAACTTGTTAATGGAAGTGACCCTTTAAATATTTCGTTAAGTGAAGATGTTTCTCAACTTGATGAAGTGGTGGTTATTGGTTATGGAGATCAAAAAGAAAAAGATATCACTAGTGCCTTAACTAAAGTTGATGCTAAAGATATTCAAGATTATTCAGTAGCTCGTGTTGAAGACGCTTTACAAGGTAAGGTTGCGGGTTTAAGAATTCAAGTAACAACTTCAGAGGCTGGTGGTGATCCTAAAATTACTATGAGGGGGCCTGGGTCTATTACAGGTTCTTCGGCACCACTTATCGTGGTTGATGGTGTTGTTTTAGGTACCGATCCAGATATCTTAGGGTCTATAGATAATAATAATATCGCATCTTTAAGTGTTTTAAAAGATGCTTCTTCTGTTGCTATTTATGGTTCTCGTGGTGCAAATGGTGTGATTTTAGTAACCTTAAAAGAAGGTGTTGAAGGTCAGACAAAATTCTCGTACAATACTTTTACAGGATATAAATTTGCTACTAAAAACAAAAACTTTAATACTACAATAGCGCAAGAGCGTTCTAGATTAAATAGTTTACAAGGTCAAGTTTCTGCTATCGATCCTAGCAGCCCTAGATATGTCGATGTCAACAGATATTATGATACAGCATATGCAGAGCTAGAAGCTATGGAATTTATTGCTTCTTTAGGTGGTGGAGAAACCAATTGGCAAGATGAGATTTTTAACGGTGGTGTTATTAGTAGCCACTCTTTATCGGTTAGAGGTGGTACCGAGTTAACAAGTTATACCGGTTCTATTGGATATCTTGAAGATGAAGGTATTGTGTTAACTGATAATTTTAAGAAGTTAAATGCTAGAATTAAGATTGATAGTAAATCTAAAAATAAGAAAATTAAATTTGGTGCTAACATTAGCGCAAACTACAATGACCAGGTTAGAGTACCTACTAGATTTACCGATCCATTAAGACAATATGGGCATTTACCACTTCGCTTAAATGAAGAGCATATGAAATATGTTACTCAAGGCGATCCTGGTGATGCTGGTAAACAATTTGAAAATATTGGTGTAGGTAGCTATGGTTTCTCTAGAGCCTTTGATCACGTATTTACTGTAGATCCAAACAACCCTAGAGCCATTAATAGAGATCCAGTTACAGGACTTCCTACAGTTAGTCCATTAACTTCAGGGGGATTAACTTTATCGACTACTAAAAACGTTCACCCTTTAGTGCACTATTTAGAAAGAGATCGTTTAAAGAAGAAATTGAACTTGAATACTTCTGCTTATATGGATTTCAAATTAGCTAAAGGGCTTAATTTCAGACAAACCATTTCAGGTGTATTCAGACATGGTAAAAACAATAATAATGATTACTTCTACGGTCAAGAAAATAGAGATCAAGAAGCATTTCGTTTAGAAAGTAGAGACGAATTAAACCAATATGCTATTGAGTCACTTCTTAAATATAACAGAAGTTTTGGTAAGCACAGTTTTAATTCAGTATTAGGATTTGAGTTTACTCAAAGAAACTTTTACTTCCAATCAACCGAAGCTGTTGGATATACCGATGATTTTAATAACAATATTGCTATCGCAGACGGTGGGATTTCTTATACCGATAACGGAACAGATAAGTTAGTATCGTACTTTGGAAGGGTTGATTATAGCTTCGACGAGAAGTACTTAGTACAACTTTCAGCACGTACCGATGGTAGTACAAGATTTGGAACGAACACAAGATTTGGTTTCTTCCCTGCAGCCTCTGTAGGTTGGATTTTGTCTAAAGAAGACTTCTTATCAAATAGTGATGTTATTAGTTTCTTAAAATTAAGAGCGAGTTATGGTATTTCAGGTTCTAATGAAATTGATAATAATATCTTTAATTCATTATACCGTTTTGAAGAAGCTTTTAGTACGATAAGTTATAATGGTTTAACTGGTGTTAAAGCCATTACCCTAGCGAATCAAGATTTAGGTTGGGAACAATTAGTAGAGTTTAACCCAGGTGTTGATGTGACTTTTGGTAGAAGTTTACTGAATTTAGGAGTAGATTACTATACTAGAAGTAGTAAAGATTTAATTCTTTTCGCTCCAGTATCAGGTGTTTATGGAACCGATAACTGGTTACAGAATATTGGAGAAGTGAAAAATGAAGGTGTGGAGATTGAAGTAAGCTCACGTCTTTATACTTCAGAAAATATGAGCTGGAAAGCTTCAGGTCAGTTTGCCTTAAATAGAAATGAGGTGGTAAGTTTAGGTAAAAATGATCAAATTCTTTCTAGAATTGATCAAGATACCAGACCAACAGAGTTTATTGCACGTGTTGGACAACCAATTACGTCATTCTATGGTTGGGTTTATGAAAAAGAAATGCCTTTAGAATGGGTTGATAATCCTTTCAATAGATTTAATAATGATTTTGCACACGTTTATGTAAAAGATTTAAATGGCGACGGTATTATTGATGGTGAAGATAGAACCGAACTTGGTAATCCTTATCCAGATTTTACATGGGGTTTCAACTCTGATTTTTCTTACAAAAACTTAGATTTCTCTTTCCAATGGCAAGGTTCTCATGGAGGTGAAGTTAGGGTAGCCGATTTAGATCAAATGTATTACGCTAGTGAGTCTGCTGTTAACGCCGTTTCTAATTTCCCAGATAGAGATTTATTAGTACATAGAAGATATACCGACGATCATATTCAAGATGCTTCTTTTATAGCATTAAGAAATATTACGCTTGGTTACACGATTCCAGAATCTTTTACTTCTAAGTACAGTATAGATAGATTAAGACTTTATTTAACAGGAGAGAATTTATTATTCTTTACTGCAGCCGATTACGAAGGGTTCAACCCGGAAGCTGCTGGTCAAACTTCAGACAATGCCAATACGCCTTTAACAGCTGGTTATCAAAGAGGGGATGGTCCAGTAGTGAGAACAATTTCAGCAGGGATTAACTTTCAATTTTAA
- a CDS encoding RagB/SusD family nutrient uptake outer membrane protein, producing MKKIYKNIIACFSAAALLTGCAEELDLSNPTALSIDELLQTENGFQFLANGVLDAYQKVPANEFLLTELRSDNVRANSENGNYPDFNAFNIDPNNGDVATYYSNNYATIKHANTIIDNRFLAPEKYQYAVGEAYFMRALCHFNLVRSYQNIPYVDKVLDVTKDEALDYPQLPEEEVYEKIIEDFKTSIAYLSGESLNRYRPSAGAAICLAAKAYLSQPNPNYTEAELLLASVIDNNDDYGFDLITTPRGGNSITDHFENLIKDYGHVFGNALDSNGFTDGVPDGSWVNSPALEINKEVIFSIAYDLALSDNYVTADSDLGSQVQTDSESHSFAMTLQGPSNGVNIASLDFLQVMTPDLQPVRFYGSIDALSYNPSIPTNDTFNAKFPTAGEIGDNDWIVLRYADVLLLYVEAIMAGGETTTDSRALDAFNQVRERAGLDPEFIISKQILLDERRVEFVYENQRLFDLIRLGEADRVLQKFSDDNSLFYTNEKKYLPFPQRERDNLPNFYKQNDGY from the coding sequence ATGAAAAAGATATATAAAAATATTATTGCTTGTTTTTCTGCAGCAGCCTTACTAACAGGTTGTGCAGAAGAATTAGACCTTAGTAACCCAACGGCACTTTCAATCGATGAGTTACTTCAAACCGAAAACGGATTTCAATTTTTAGCAAACGGTGTGCTTGATGCGTATCAAAAAGTACCGGCTAACGAGTTTTTATTAACAGAACTTAGATCGGATAACGTTAGAGCGAATTCTGAAAATGGAAACTATCCAGATTTTAATGCTTTTAATATCGATCCTAACAACGGTGATGTAGCAACTTATTATTCTAATAATTATGCGACTATAAAACATGCTAATACTATAATCGATAACCGCTTTCTTGCTCCTGAAAAATATCAGTATGCCGTAGGTGAAGCTTATTTTATGCGTGCGTTATGTCATTTTAACTTGGTAAGATCGTACCAAAACATTCCTTATGTTGATAAAGTTTTGGATGTTACTAAAGATGAAGCTTTAGATTACCCACAATTACCAGAAGAGGAAGTTTATGAAAAGATTATTGAAGATTTTAAAACTTCGATTGCTTATTTAAGTGGCGAATCTTTAAATAGATACCGTCCTTCTGCAGGTGCTGCTATTTGTTTAGCTGCTAAGGCATATTTGAGTCAGCCAAATCCTAATTATACAGAAGCAGAATTATTATTGGCTTCTGTAATTGATAATAACGATGATTATGGTTTCGATTTAATCACAACACCTAGAGGTGGTAACTCTATTACCGATCATTTTGAAAATTTAATCAAAGATTATGGTCATGTATTTGGTAATGCTTTAGATAGCAATGGATTTACCGATGGTGTGCCAGATGGTTCTTGGGTTAACAGTCCAGCTTTAGAGATTAATAAAGAGGTGATATTTTCTATCGCTTATGATTTAGCCTTAAGTGATAATTATGTTACGGCTGATAGTGACTTAGGTTCACAAGTTCAAACAGATTCTGAATCTCATAGTTTTGCGATGACCTTACAAGGGCCTTCTAACGGGGTTAATATTGCATCACTAGATTTTTTACAAGTGATGACGCCAGATTTACAACCTGTTAGATTCTATGGCAGTATTGATGCGTTGTCTTATAACCCTTCTATTCCTACAAATGATACTTTTAATGCCAAATTTCCTACTGCAGGTGAAATTGGAGATAACGATTGGATTGTTTTAAGATATGCCGATGTGTTATTATTATATGTTGAAGCCATCATGGCAGGAGGTGAAACAACTACAGATTCAAGAGCCTTAGATGCTTTCAATCAAGTTCGTGAACGTGCAGGTTTAGATCCAGAGTTTATCATTTCTAAGCAAATCTTATTAGATGAAAGACGTGTTGAATTTGTTTATGAAAACCAACGTTTATTCGATTTAATACGTTTAGGTGAAGCTGATCGTGTGTTACAGAAATTCTCTGATGACAACAGCTTATTCTATACCAATGAAAAGAAATACCTGCCTTTCCCTCAAAGAGAAAGAGATAACTTACCTAATTTTTATAAACAAAATGATGGATACTAA